acactgtggtttcaaaacttatcttaacaatttgctaaacattgtcttttcaaatatacataataactttcaacaatttagatcaaacatcataagaatgccataattcgatatttcatattattcaaaacgatatgcaaaagatgattataaaagtatatgttgtgcacaaacctcaaacgagtcgtcccttagcctcgactcggttcctcgggttccttcccgatattcttttcaactgaaacacacaattttataatgtttcagtactagaacttaacacagatccaaaataaatttagcttcacaattacctagctctaacatgctaaattcgacgttctttaaattttgtgttttgggttactattcactgcactattcaagtcaaatagttgactttctaagacttaataggtatgggaactccaacttcacccacataccacattttggtcattaaacttgttggttttggtcattttctcaaagcttaggtcattttggcaaaattgcaaattttcgattttggttctccgaagttgcactattccattggtcaatctactgttggaatttaacaaaacttccttcatataaaatgttccttattgtcttaagtgtattctcatttttggatcacctcaatcggagttttgtagctcaagttatggccaaaataaaattactgtttacgtgcactgttcatgctgagattttgggttctggcagattttgatccaactttggtcagtaatttgatcaagttaagttcataatttagtataaatttcttcatatgaaatgttctactatgtcttaggtttccatcggttcaagaattgcctaaatcagagttttgtagagagagttataacccttcaaacattactgctcaatagaaattttgcagagttgcaggtttggtaactcaactttgctcaataatttgaatgggttaatggcataatttggggtggtgttcttcataacagttttagatctataccttatctaattgttggtaaaatttcaggtcaatttgaccttcctagctcgagttatgaccaaatgaacagttactgttcatttggtcagtttggtgcagtggcagcctgctctcatttcactttggtcaatttgttcacccagttttggtcagtttttgggcatggttccttaatgaaaattgtgcccttttatgtctattttcatcctcaatttttggcatatcaattggacttgtaaaatttgagttttggtccttcaaagtgggtttggtcatgctgccattaacctatgaatttggtttgatttcctaccattcccacacaatccatttggtcataattgaccattatttcacttcacaataggtcaaacatgccatttatgcatttctccaaattttggttcataaaccctagcttccaaaccctaattacactaaaatgttgtatttattcacatttaagcatttcaatcttactatcactttcatacaaacttactaacacatttaattcattcaaaatacatcaaactttcctacatccatggctggccgaaatttcagtttgtctttccccatatttttatttcattttaacacattacaagctaattcaacaactaatgatgcattaaaaatggaaagtaacaagttaacatgctcacctctcttaaatcctcaaaaccctatctttagctcctctttcttcttgaaattctCTTTTCAAGTTGCAactacaagctttaatgaagttcttatgagagttattaaggttgggtaatgaaaaattaagcttaaatgaaaagctttcatggaggatttatgGAAGAGGGGAGGCGGcaacaagagagaagaagaagggtttttctattttttttttcttttgtttcctttatttatttaggcttagggaagaccataaaaaatctaatttaataaatatttaattaattcttttatgacatcattcatgatgtcatcacctttgacttttctaacttctttctttttttttctatttatttttttctattagttctttaatttaattctcgattctgaaattttcttttctccatttttatttgacagttaggtcaggagtcagctctcggggtcaattgaccaatttgcccctcgccggttcatgccggtttgcaattaattccatatttcttccggctccctgacctaattatttgactggcttaacagttcttttttgtgattttctcttttccactgtgtccataagggtcttaaggactgcagtgtcactttttacgattcgaaatttgagtttaaaatgacttcgcagtcgttcccgaggaggtcactcatcgctgtgactctcggctcgtttaacttcttctattctgtttttcttatttatagttaactaattaaacattactaattatttgtgtttatggcttctcaagttgtcttaagtgtggtcctaatccccttaattgtccggaccgacaccggtcaccggaacagtgaaatctaccaggctatgcaaacgggggtgttacagtgaCAATCACAaataattatcaataaataaatatgcaacaaCAGGAATGCCCCTAACATATTTGAACTAATTGTATGCATAATAAGTAAATATTTATAGAAATACATGAATAGGatagatataaaaataatattgagattacaaaaataattaatatctaactCACAGACTAGTTGACTTAATTGCAACTAATCTGCTAGAAGGAGAAGATGACGGGCACCGATCACCTATACATACACAATAACCTCTATCAAAAGACTgacaaaattaactaattaattcaaACTATAGAAGTAAGAATCAATCCTAAAGTCTTGCTGAAATTTTAGATGAGTCTTCCCTATAACTGAACCTAACTCCCTATAAGAAAACTCAACCAAAGGCAATAACACAAAGCCTCAGGCTCACAACAACAATTATAATACCCATTCAGGACTTACAAGAAACCTAATTTAGGCCCATATATCCAAACTCTAGCTTAGGTCTCTAACTCTTTTAtagtccaaataattattttcagtacttcaaaaattataaaaatattcctgAAAGTTCTTTATATCATCCTTGTATTCACTTAATTTTACTAAGTCAGGAATATTTTACAGATTAATCAGTTAGCTTAGCCAAGATAAAAACTATACAATTTGAGTTCGAGATTACCTTTACAAATTCTGCTAACTATAAAGTGTCCGAAACATTTGAAAATGTTGGAAATGACTATAAAGATGATCATCTTCTGGGTCAGCTCACCGAGCGTCCAAACCAAGCTAAAAACTCAGTCTCGAGGGCTGATGAGCTATCACTGATCCAATCGTACTTATATGATGCCtataattgttaataattatcatataattatttttaatttattagaatAAAAAACACTCGAAAATCTTTCTAAACAATCTAGACTGTTCTATGATCACCTTTTTCAAATGGTGTCAATCGGATTAGGATTGGTCCTATCTTAAAAGTTTTATTGCACTGAATTCATTAGTGGTCTCAGATCATTGATTCAATTGTCGAATTGTCCGAAAAGTCACTGGAAAGTGGcgaaacccttttttttttctctttcctcaTTTTACATGAATCCGGTGACCGTTAACAGCGAGGCTGATTGGGAAAGCTTCCCCAGGCCGTGAGGAGTCGATCAAGACTAGTGGTATCGTTGGGGCCAAAACAGCTGGACGtagcttttctctctcctctctttgtcactctctctctctctccatggcCATTACAGCTTCTCGTTGGCGTCCATGGCTGCCAGAGGACGGTCGGACAAGCTTGGGCCGCTGGGGAACCTCGCAGACACTAGTGGATGGTTGGAGAAGAAGAAACGGGGGAGAACATGGTCACGCGATGAAAAAACGAGAGGGAGGGAGGAAAGCACTGCACGTtttaagatttttattttttttatcttttaatttataattagtcctctaactttctattttttttttcaataaggtCCAAAACACTATACCACCATCTAAATAATacactacaagaaattaaaaaaatagctacGAAAATTATCGACTAAATATGCTtatatttcgttggtaattagtaATTACTGACAAACTGCTGACAAAACTTTTTCGTCCACAAATACTAGTGTAGATAATTTTTACCGACAAAAAAAATGTTGTCACTAAATTTACCGACAAATTATTCGTAGGTAAATTAGAATTTTTTTGTAGGTAATTTTATAGGAGATTTTACTCTTATAAATTACAGACTATTTACTGATAATATTTTTCATTGATAATTACCGATGACAATAAATTTTCGtagctaatttttatttcatattttttaatttaagttttttactttttaatttaatttaatttttttaatttaatttttaatttaaattaacttttaaatttaaattaatttcatttaatttaaaattttcaatttaatttatttttaatttttaaaatttttattatttttaaattaaatattaattattaattattttaatttaaatgcaaaattaatttttaatttttttagatttaattgACTTCAAAACAAAATTACTAGTGGGGCTCAAAATAGGCTTCATAAAGTGGCTATGCCACAATTGCCTAGTGTTAGGGAGTGGTTTTTTTTCTATAGACAAACTCACTCCCCTCCTATTTATCAACAAACGATGTGGGAATTTCACACTTTTTGTGATTTACCGACGCATTACTGACTAAATATGGCTCGTTGGTAATTACAGACGGAAAATTTTCTTaggtatttaatttaaaatttattttttattttctccttaatattacctacaaaaATTGATTTCGTTAGTAATCACCAATGAAAATTtttcataggtaaaattttttgagctttttaaaattttccttttctattttcttcttggTATTACTCACTAAATAtggttcgttggtaattaccgacaaaaATTTTTTgtaggtatttattttaaaattttattttttattttctctttcatattacctacgaaaagagatttcgttagtaattaccaacgaaaacttTTCGCAGGTATAATTTTTtgagctttttaaaatttttcttttctattttgttCTTGGTATCGCCAACTAAATATGGTTCGTTAGTAATTAccgataaaaaatttttttaggtatttattttaaaattttattttttattttctttttaatattacctacgaaaatcgattttgttggtaattaccaacgaaaatttTTTGTAGGTAAAACTTTTttagctttttaaaatttttttttatattttcttcttgatattactaactaaatatgattcattggtaattactgataaaaaattttcgtaggtatttattttaaaattttattttttattttttccttaatATTACCTGCGAAAAGTGATTTCATTGGTAATTATCGACGAAAACTTTTCGTACGTAAAATTTTTtgagctttttaaaatttttcttttctattttcttcttggTATTACAGACTAAATATGATTCATTGGTAATTACTGACAAAAAATTTTCGTAggcatttattttaaaattttattttttattttctctttaatatTACATACGAAAATCGAttttgttggtaattactgaTGAAAAATTTTCGTAgataaaattttttgaactttttaaatttttttaaattttcattttaatattaccgactaaatacGAGTTAGTCGATAATTACCAATGAAAATTTTCAttggtattttttttatttggttgCTAATTTTACCGCCAATATTAAGCATCACTTTTACCTACGAAATTACGTCGTCAGTAAAAGGTTCGTCAGTAATCAGTCGGTAATTTCATCtgtaaaaattgatttaatttttttttatcggtAAAGCGTCGGTAAATTACTAAAGAAATTTTATAGTTAGTAATTTTtcagttatttttaaaatttcttgtagtgataataataataatacacaaTATTTTAcaacaataatataaaatatatctaaTACATGAATcataaaattatgattaaaatcaACTTCATATATTTAATGTACCATTATTTTAGAGTagtaatatatttatcatttatgctatttgtaaaaaataatattttaataaaattctaagTTAAATACGtttcaaaaatcaaaattcacaaattgaatttagaactttaaaatattttcataagaGCATCTTTAAACAATAAAATAATCTTAAAATAgcgaaattaataaattatttattttctttaaatttttagggTATTACAATCTAAACCTAATACCATCTTAAGAAATGACATAAACCTAACTTACCTTTAAAAAATTAACTTAAGAGGAAAAGAAGTGCTTAAAGTTTTATAAGGGGCATATTACCTTAATTCAAAATCAATATGGTATATTAACATAATTTTTATCATTTTCAAAAgtgtaaaaatttaaaagttttctAGTTGAATCTTTTTATTTATCCATCTCAAAATTTAGCAGACACATATCTTCCTAATCCATTacacattaataaaaaaaaaatcttgtaaatttcaaaataattccaacttTACTCAACCAAAGTTTATTGGTCTATCACATCcaatatcaaagtatgaaaatgtaACCACAAAGAAACCTAGCAAATTCATTCCATGCAAAAAAGAGCGGAAAATTTGAAATTGGCATAAAAGTGAGAAGAAAGGGACCACTACTTGATGCATGGGCAATTGGCCATCAttgattttcattaaaaaaaaaaaaaaaaaaaaagagacttgTGACTAGGAAACCACCATTTCCATTCATTCTTCAATTTCTCCACCAATCTCACTATTTAAATTTCTGGAAAGAATGGGTCAAAGGTCATCACCCCAATTTTAGGCTGTGACTGTGCTTCTTCAAAGTCTATTTATCGCTCAAGAGTGTTTTTCACGTTCACTCCCTCTATCATATTTCGGATCACCGCATGACCTTTTCTCAAACTTCCAAAACTACTCGtttctcatctctctctctctttctctttctcgccTCTCTGCCTCTCTATCAGCAAAGATTTCAACTTGCATCAACAACCACCACTAAAAGCTTTCAAGAAATACAAACCCAGCTTCTCTTTTGTCGCTTGTTGGTCTTCTTTGTCTAATCTTGTAGACAAAAAGATAATTGTCACCCTTTTTCTTTCTCACTTTTGACACACAGCAGCACAAGTCTTCTCATTTCAAGACATATACTCTGTTCCCATTTTTCCTTTACTATGGTTTCTCTTGTTTAATCTTCTTTCTCTAGTTGCACATAACAATCTCTTTTTGATTTAATGTCTTTGGGTGTTGGAGCTGTGCACAGTTCGAGTACTAATTAACATGGGGCTTGATGGAAACAAAAATGAGGATGCTGAGGAGAAGACTCCAGGTTTGGAAACAGAAAAATCCCATCATGAGGATGGTGAAAGCTCAGCAGACAAATATGGGAGGCAGATAAGTGGGACTTCCATGGATGCTACTGatcaggaggaggaggaggatgaAGATGGCAACAAGATTCAGCTTGGTCCTCAATGTACCCTCAAAGAACATCTTGAGAAGGACAAAGTTTGTTTTTCCTGCTGCATTCCACATTTTCAATTTTGTGTAaaagtttttcttttaaattttttatttataatattaatgttGTTGTTGTATTCTAAATGCTCAGGATGATGAGAGCCTCAGAAAATGGAAGGAACAGCTTCTTGGGACTGTGGATTTTGAAAATATTGGAGGTATATCTATagctttttttaaaagaaaaaaaaaaagaaattatcaaTTTTTATGCTTGTATTGGAAATTTTATGGCTCTAGTGGGTGGGTTTTTGAAGGTCTTCAAATTTACCCTATAGCTTCTGTTCACTTTGATTCCTAATGTTGATGCTATTAATATGTTCATGCAGAAAATTTTTGAATGCCCTCGACTTCTGTGTATGCAAAATTCCTATTTATTGTTgactttatatttttattattattataaatggtTAACTTCTGTCAATTCCTATGTAACTTTCAATCTTTATATCACTTTGAGAAGGGGCCCTATTATATCTCTTTCTACAGCTTTCTCTTTAATTGTTCAGAAATGACAGCATTGTACTGTTCTTCTCCTCTGGTTTATACTATCTGTTTGACTTTGGAGTTAATGATTTTAGTTATTAGTTAAGGCACTTGCAAATCCTAGGTaccaaatggtattggcaatggcATGTTTGAAAAGGGCATTCAAAAAAGCAACAATTCTAGTTTTCTTTTGGCATTTACAAGCGCTCAATTTTGGAAATAAGAATGTGTTCATATTTAGTGCTTCAAGCGGGAATCTTTGAACCACAATTGCCAGATTTCCCTTTATCCAAAACAAAGTAGCAAACCTTATCTTTTTTGCTGTCCCTATGGCTAACATTTTAGAGTTGAAGATTTTCTGATGTGGGTTTACTTTACGACACAGAATTGCTTAATTGGTAAGCGCAGAATCAAATATTTTGAGGACCTTAACCATAGATTTATTTAAATAAGTATCTCAGTtcatgtaaatggaatggggatACCACAAAATGTAATATAATGGTAACGACTTGTTGCTACGTATTTTTTTTACCAAAATTgcaaaaaattctgaaaataacttgaaaattgtTGAAAAGATATTATAGATCTAGtaaattaatacataatatatgtaAATCCATCATAAATATATCATAACCACATATTGTAATAGCAAAAAACTAATAATAATGCACATCTTTCAAGGAAAATGAAAAGCATACTCTTGTTCACTTGATTTTTGCCTTGTTACAAAGAAGAATCAAAGATTATTTTCAACTGGTAAGTTGTTATGAAGGTTTTGAGACCTTTGAGTTGGAGAAAATGTCAAAATGGAAGGTGTGTGTTTCTTCTCCTTGTGGATTTTCTAAATTTGGTTTTCCTTATAATTTTATTGGCAGAAACTCTTGAACCAGAAGTGAAAATTCTTAGTCTGTCAATTATCTCCCCAGACAGACCAGACATTGTGCTATCTGTCCCTGAGGATGGAAAACCAAAAGGTTCATGGTTTACACTGAAAGAAGGTAGTCATTACAACTTGATGTTCTCCTTCCAAGTTAGCAACAACATTGTATCTGGCCTCAAATACACCAACACTGTCTGGAAAACTGGTGTCAAGGGTAATTAAGCTGTGTGAATTCTAATTCATGCTAGAGCTTATGTTTCAAATACTCAGAATATTTTACTCATAATGGGATCTTATTTCAGTGGACAGCTCAAAAGAGATGCTTGGGACTTTCAGTCCTCAGCCAGAGCCTTACACTCATCTGATGCCTGAAGAGACCACCCCATCAGGCTTGTTTGCCAGAGGATCATATACTGCAAGATCAAAGGTCAGTTTCAGCAATTCAACCCAAGAAATTTTTTACTCTTTAGCTGGTTAGTAAGATACAATTCACTCACTCTTTCAGATCAATTTCTGAATCATCTCAATATAGTAGACAGAATCATCCTTCATTCAATAAATTGAGCATGTTACTGCTCAACCATCTACTATATTTTGCTAAGATATTGGCCCATGCTGAACTCTCTGCTTAATTCTTGacgcagaattttttttttctttggaatTTTGGTTCTGGATCTGAATTGTATCACCATTTGGGCATAACCatcttttctttgatttcctcAGTTTCTTGATGATGATGACAAGTGCTACTTGGAGATCAACTACACCTTTGACATTCGAAAAGAATGGGCTGCTACTTGAAGAAGAACTCTGCAGCAAGCACATATGTTTCTCTTTCTTGGGTTATTGTCTTGTCTGTCTTTTTTAGTTTCAACATATCCCTTTTAGACTATGCATAATTATTATTTCCACAGTTAATTTTAACCCCTACAATGGAAATGgagaaaattcaaattaatgCTTTTAATAAATGGAAAGCTAAGCTTAGCCTATCTTTTTAAGTACCTTTTCTCTTTTAACTCTCAGCATGTTCAAATCCTGAGCAGTAGTGAAGTCACCTGGATTGTTCATGAGCTGGTGGGCTCCATTTATTTAGTAGGTAGCAAATCAAATAATATAGGAAGACTTTTTAAAGATATTAGAAACAAGAGTAGGTAGTGGGTTTGATTTTGTTTAATTATATATTCTTTTGATGCTGTTGTATGCTGAAAAGTTAGCTCATACTTACTTTTAACCAACCTAATAATCTTAATCTCTTCTGTTGTTTTCTCCTTCTTATTCTATAATGCTTGTTTTGTGCTCTTCTTTACTTACTATATGCTACATTTAATATCATTTTCTAGGAattaattttggttaattataatCAGATGATCCAACCTATACAAAACTAAGCTCACAGTTGCTCATACTGATAAGAACAGGCTATGAAATTTAGGTAATTGCCATGATAAGAATAAGCTTGGCCTTAATGTGAATATTTAGAGAACTTGAGAATTGTATTCCCAAGTGTGGATGAACAAAATCTGTTTTGTGCCTAATCAATTTCAGAACATTCAACTTCTGAAATCtaaaataaaaatctaaaatgAGACTATTTCTTTtacttaaagaaaaaaaaaaggaaaaaagggaATAACTTTGAATCTTTAAAAAGATGTAAGAGTATAAAAGGGAAAGACTTTGGTAGACAGAATACAGGAGAGGGGAGGTAATTTTTATAGGGAACGAACTTATTCTTGTCTTTTATTTCTATctcttaactttaatttgttattaaaaaagtacataactttaattttatttcacacaAAAATCCCTTTAACATGTAATAGCAGATTTACAGATAAAAAATTCCTCTAAAAATGACATTGATATTTTTGTGATGGTTGCAAATGATGACTAAAACAGTGTTTTTTGGGTGAGAGGAAAGAAAGTAAAAAAGgtaatttcatttttcttttaactTGAAAACCTGCTATAACAAGTTAAAGGgatttttgtgaaataaaattaaagtttaggGATATTCTagtaataaattgaaattaaggatgAAAGTAAAATACAAAGTAAAATTTAGAGATGGCTATAAAAATTATCCTACAGTAGAGGAACAAGAAGTCAAGAGCCAGAAGTGGAAGGAAAGACATACACCAAATGAGTAAAATATGGAAGGAATCAGGTTGAAAGGGCAATATTAGGTGATAGGCAAAATCAAGTTTGATTTTAACCCTCCATCTATCTCTAATCTCTTCATCACCATCTCCTGCTGTGCTTTTCTTACACTTCAACATTGATTGATGTATGAATATGATGACTACACATTCAACTTCCTTAACCTTTCAATTTCTTACGTGCATAGAAACTTCTACCACTGGTGGCACGTAACTTTCACATGTATACCCTTTTCAGATTTTGTATTAACTTGTTAATCATCTTGTTAAATCATGATTTATTTAAACTTCTGATTTGTTTAAGATAGAACTTAGAGGTCTCCATTATTTCATTTATACATCTTACTCTAATTATACAGTTTAGCAACAGTTTTTAAAGTAGCTTTTAATATTTTGACTTTAATTAAAAGATCatttctcttatttatattgTTCGGTAAGATAATATTTATACTAGCGTTTAAAGATTGAGTTGGTTCATGAAAAACTATCCCTCTTAACTTTTAGAGACTGAGAGACTGTTTTAACTAGAAACAATAAGATTATATCACTATTTTTACATCTAGCTGTTAATCTAACAGTTATTTTTATCGAGTACTTTTACTTTAATAGCTAACCACTAATAGCTAGTAGCTAGTAAGATAATTGAAAGTTACTAGAATAGCTAATAGCTACTAAAATAGCTAATATTATCGAACAAATTCAAAAACCTAAAATGCCCTTAAAACTGTTCGGAGAGAGATTTAGTCTCGATATATGAAAAGCTGGTCCGAAAATATCcattataagtaaaaaaaaatctaaaaaaatatagtaacatttggtattttgtataCTGAACTTTGATCTGATAGTACTTGTAAGAACattaaattctaataaaataattttttttaaaaatgtcttacattttttaaataatatgaatattaaaaaataaaaattaaattaattttttaattaaagtaaaaaataattttattttattgattctACACTATCATATCAACATGGCTATCagcattaaaatatttataattaaagaaataacaaAGTAAAGTTCaagatattattttattaaaattaaattacatgCCTATAGTGTCAAAGCACAATtcaatgtatttttttttatactttttcTTGCTTTTTTGCATATTTTTCAATATTATTctgacaaaaataaaaatattttttaatatttatttaatataaaaattgttaaaaattttaaaatatacgtATTTATGTATATAGAATTAtttgtatataaaataataaataatttgaatTGAAGTCAATTTTCACCTTCAAACTCACATCATCCCCAATAGCTACTGAATTCGTGAAAAGATTTACACATTaaatttgtcttttttttttaatatgaaaattaaGGGAAAGAGAAATCAAATCTAAATTTGTCAAATGAGTGATATACCTTTAATCATTAAACTAAATTAAGTTAGGATAAGTTAAAATTTGATAACTCAATAGATCACATTCTACTTAGATTCCTTCGGCCCTTGGTTTTGGCTACAATGTTATAAGGACTAAGAGTTATGCTTTtactaactatttaaaattttagcaCGATGGTAATTACTCGATTCTATAATTGATATAAGAGTTAAGGTCACGGGTTCGTATTCCTAATAAGTTTTCAAATCTCTTTAACTCCTAGTGCATGTTTAGGCCTTTACGTTAACAATTCTTGATTCATAGTGGCTAGGACTTAGAAATTTTCAAAATACCTCTTTGTAGAGTGACCAAAACAAGATTATGATGTGGTTTGGCATaacaaaaaaaaagagaaacTTAACCAAAAAGCAAGCATTATTAGCTTTGTTAATTTTGTTGATAATGATATTCATTAGTATTATTAGTGTTAATTAAAACAAGACTCATGTGCCAAAAAAAATCAATATCCCAACAACTAATTTGGTGGGTCTCGAAATTGCCACAAGACCTTCCTTCAGTAAAAGAAGACAAATCCCACCTCCCTTTGTTTTTGATGATTGATAGATTAATCTATGCCCAATTTGACTGCAAATTGCCCTCCTCCTAAAATTTAAGCTTTAACATTCAATtagtaatatatttttttttaaataaaaaaaaaataattgactaTCAAGTCttataatttatcaaaattaactatttaatcttattttttaaaattccaCTCAAAAgttcatatattttataaaatcaaattctttaatttttctgcTAGATTCTATTAAAGAAAATGTTACACAATTTATTTTAGTCTTAGATCTAGTTCGAT
This sequence is a window from Hevea brasiliensis isolate MT/VB/25A 57/8 chromosome 10, ASM3005281v1, whole genome shotgun sequence. Protein-coding genes within it:
- the LOC110657904 gene encoding rho GDP-dissociation inhibitor 1, encoding MGLDGNKNEDAEEKTPGLETEKSHHEDGESSADKYGRQISGTSMDATDQEEEEDEDGNKIQLGPQCTLKEHLEKDKDDESLRKWKEQLLGTVDFENIGETLEPEVKILSLSIISPDRPDIVLSVPEDGKPKGSWFTLKEGSHYNLMFSFQVSNNIVSGLKYTNTVWKTGVKVDSSKEMLGTFSPQPEPYTHLMPEETTPSGLFARGSYTARSKFLDDDDKCYLEINYTFDIRKEWAAT